A window from Sphingobium sp. EM0848 encodes these proteins:
- a CDS encoding colicin transporter → MIAVKRLQSLIWILLVALGALGAYMVSLKVATERNELMKVRVQIARAKADIRYLETEFSARANMRQLERWNQDDFMYATPTAQQYLAGERALAHLDGVQPNGPDYVAPPVMVAMVQTPADLPSAPQAVPASPAATQIRSDIAVIREAHAADNVDKIAKAAPVKTPKEKAKDDADTSKPNPVARRAERMAMLDAKLLDDSTMGDLTAQAKRERRKGDR, encoded by the coding sequence ATGATCGCGGTCAAGAGATTGCAGAGCCTGATCTGGATCCTGCTCGTCGCACTGGGCGCGCTGGGGGCCTATATGGTGTCGCTGAAGGTGGCGACCGAGCGCAACGAGTTGATGAAGGTGCGGGTGCAGATCGCGCGGGCCAAGGCCGATATCCGCTATCTGGAAACCGAGTTCAGCGCGCGCGCGAACATGCGCCAGCTGGAGCGTTGGAACCAGGACGATTTCATGTATGCGACGCCGACCGCCCAGCAATATCTGGCGGGGGAGCGCGCTCTGGCGCATCTGGACGGCGTGCAGCCCAACGGCCCGGACTATGTCGCGCCGCCGGTGATGGTGGCGATGGTGCAGACGCCTGCCGATCTGCCCTCCGCGCCGCAGGCCGTGCCCGCCAGCCCCGCCGCAACGCAGATTCGCAGCGATATCGCCGTGATCCGCGAAGCCCATGCCGCCGACAATGTCGACAAGATCGCCAAGGCCGCGCCGGTCAAGACGCCTAAGGAAAAGGCGAAGGACGATGCCGACACGTCGAAGCCCAACCCCGTTGCTCGCCGTGCCGAGCGGATGGCGATGCTGGACGCGAAGCTGCTGGATGACAGCACCATGGGCGACTTGACCGCGCAGGCGAAGCGCGAGCGCCGGAAGGGGGATCGTTAA
- a CDS encoding penicillin-binding protein 2, translated as MATIIVQPGGPRAGKQRVDLTAIAHNRLMLLLILFMVITAVVILRLTWVGIFAGGGRGGDVMSGVPARADIVDRNGVPLARTMDAYSIAVRPSKLISDPADLARKLHEIFPDEPEAAFRKKLTGRGWAYLRRRALPEEVAAVNALGEIGIEFPREKERLYPQRTLAAHILGFAPNADGKGGMGVEAAFNDRLTDPALRGQPFTMSIDSRVQGALESELYAQLVQTRAKGAGGVILDANTGEVIAMASIPVFDPNKLENYAGKTCSESPLCNHMVQARYELGSAFKPLSIGAAMDRGIVTSMSKTYDATAPLAVAGFRIKDDHPLGRWINVPEILVHSSNIGTARIADQMGAEPLQHLFRELHFNDRAPIELNERAGTLWPANWGRITTLTVSYGHGIAVTPLHLASAYAALVNGGLWRPATLRKLKAEEVPEGRRVFSAATSARMRQLLRMIVAAGTGRSADAKGYRVGGKTGSAEKPQEGRYNKTSLVTTFASAFPMDNPRYVVLVTMDEATGQYGLRTAAWTAAPVVKRVVERTGPMLGVLPDERRDVDISDLMPLLHGDKEKE; from the coding sequence ATGGCGACGATCATCGTCCAGCCAGGCGGTCCAAGGGCGGGTAAACAACGCGTCGACCTGACGGCGATCGCGCATAATCGCCTGATGCTGCTGCTGATCCTGTTCATGGTCATCACGGCGGTCGTGATCCTGCGCCTGACCTGGGTGGGGATTTTCGCAGGCGGTGGACGGGGCGGCGACGTCATGTCCGGCGTGCCTGCCCGTGCCGACATTGTGGACCGCAATGGCGTGCCGCTGGCGCGGACCATGGATGCCTATTCCATCGCCGTTCGGCCGTCCAAGCTGATCAGCGATCCCGCGGACCTTGCCCGCAAGCTGCATGAAATCTTCCCCGACGAGCCCGAGGCGGCCTTCCGCAAGAAGCTGACCGGCAGAGGCTGGGCCTATCTGCGCCGCCGGGCGCTGCCTGAAGAAGTGGCGGCGGTGAACGCGCTGGGCGAGATCGGCATCGAATTCCCGCGGGAGAAGGAACGGCTCTATCCGCAGCGGACGCTGGCGGCCCATATATTGGGTTTCGCACCCAATGCGGACGGCAAGGGTGGCATGGGCGTGGAGGCGGCGTTCAACGACCGGTTGACCGATCCGGCATTGCGCGGCCAGCCCTTCACCATGTCCATCGACAGCCGGGTGCAGGGCGCGCTGGAGAGCGAGCTTTACGCGCAGCTGGTGCAGACCCGTGCCAAGGGCGCCGGTGGCGTCATTCTGGATGCGAACACCGGCGAAGTGATCGCCATGGCCTCGATTCCCGTGTTCGATCCCAACAAGCTGGAAAATTACGCGGGCAAGACATGCAGCGAATCGCCGCTCTGCAACCATATGGTGCAGGCGCGCTACGAATTGGGATCGGCGTTCAAGCCGCTCTCCATCGGCGCGGCCATGGATCGGGGGATCGTCACCTCCATGTCCAAGACCTATGACGCGACCGCGCCGCTCGCGGTCGCCGGTTTCCGCATCAAGGACGACCATCCGCTCGGCCGCTGGATCAACGTGCCCGAAATCCTCGTGCACAGCTCGAACATCGGCACGGCGCGGATCGCGGACCAGATGGGCGCGGAGCCTTTGCAGCATCTTTTCCGGGAGTTGCACTTCAACGATCGCGCGCCGATTGAACTCAATGAGCGCGCCGGGACGCTGTGGCCGGCCAATTGGGGACGCATCACCACGCTCACCGTTTCCTATGGTCACGGCATCGCCGTAACGCCTTTGCATCTCGCTTCGGCTTATGCGGCGCTGGTCAATGGCGGCCTGTGGCGGCCCGCTACGCTGCGTAAATTGAAGGCGGAGGAGGTGCCGGAGGGGCGTCGCGTCTTTTCCGCCGCCACCAGCGCGCGGATGCGGCAACTGTTGCGCATGATCGTCGCGGCGGGTACAGGACGCAGCGCCGACGCCAAGGGATACCGGGTGGGCGGCAAGACGGGTTCGGCCGAAAAACCGCAAGAGGGCCGGTATAACAAGACTTCGCTGGTGACGACTTTCGCTTCTGCCTTCCCGATGGACAATCCGCGCTATGTGGTCCTCGTCACCATGGACGAGGCGACGGGCCAATATGGTCTGCGCACGGCGGCCTGGACTGCCGCGCCAGTGGTGAAGCGGGTGGTGGAGCGCACCGGGCCGATGCTGGGCGTGCTGCCCGACGAGCGGCGCGATGTCGATATTTCCGACCTCATGCCGTTGCTGCACGGCGATAAGGAGAAAGAATAA
- a CDS encoding UDP-N-acetylmuramoyl-L-alanyl-D-glutamate--2,6-diaminopimelate ligase, giving the protein MRLGSLIEGLDAKLDTKASSDMPVSGFAIDNRKVAPGTVFGAFQGVRVNGEDFIPAAVQAGAVAVVARPEAKVEGAIHIAHDNPRRLFAQLAARYFAPFPDVTVAVTGTNGKTSTVELARQLWRMLGHHSASIGTLGVTTSVDQVSTGLTTPDIVTFLSNMAGLKREGITHAAFEASSHGLAQYRTEGLRVSAAAFTNLSRDHLDYHGDMDSYFEAKMRLFDEVVAPDGAAVVWADDEWSDKVLQRATKRGLRVLSVGVQGQALRLANRTPTQLGQTLDVEVEGKLYKVNLPLIGAYQAANALTAAGLVIAGGEDVGKVLELLGRVQPVRGRLERAVITRAGAPVYVDYAHTPDGLRAAIEALRPHTRGRLIALFGAGGDRDAGKRPQMGKVAAELADHVIVTDDNPRSEEPSAIRAAIMAGAPGAEEIGGRRAAIAAAIAQAGADDIVLLAGKGHEQGQIIGDRVLPFDDVTVARECAG; this is encoded by the coding sequence ATGCGCCTCGGGTCGCTAATCGAGGGGCTGGATGCAAAGCTCGACACCAAGGCATCGTCAGATATGCCGGTGTCGGGCTTTGCAATCGATAACCGGAAGGTCGCGCCGGGCACGGTGTTCGGGGCCTTTCAGGGCGTGCGGGTGAATGGCGAGGACTTCATTCCCGCGGCCGTGCAGGCCGGGGCCGTGGCGGTGGTTGCGCGGCCCGAAGCGAAGGTCGAGGGCGCGATCCATATCGCCCATGACAATCCGCGCCGCCTGTTCGCGCAACTGGCCGCGCGCTATTTCGCGCCATTTCCCGATGTGACCGTTGCCGTCACCGGAACCAACGGCAAGACCTCCACGGTGGAGCTGGCCCGGCAATTGTGGCGGATGCTGGGGCATCATTCGGCCTCCATCGGCACTCTGGGCGTCACCACCTCGGTCGATCAGGTGTCGACCGGGCTGACCACGCCGGACATCGTGACGTTCCTGTCCAACATGGCGGGGCTGAAGCGCGAGGGCATCACCCACGCCGCGTTCGAGGCGTCGAGCCACGGTCTGGCGCAATATCGCACCGAAGGGCTGCGGGTATCGGCGGCGGCCTTCACCAACCTGTCGCGCGATCATCTCGATTATCATGGCGACATGGACAGCTATTTCGAAGCCAAGATGCGGCTGTTCGACGAGGTTGTCGCGCCGGATGGCGCGGCGGTCGTCTGGGCCGATGACGAGTGGTCGGACAAGGTACTCCAGCGGGCTACGAAGCGGGGGCTTCGTGTGCTGAGCGTCGGGGTGCAGGGGCAGGCATTGCGCCTGGCCAACCGCACCCCGACCCAGTTGGGCCAGACGCTGGACGTCGAGGTTGAGGGCAAGCTCTATAAGGTCAACCTGCCGCTGATCGGCGCCTATCAGGCGGCCAATGCGCTGACCGCCGCTGGCCTTGTGATTGCGGGTGGCGAGGATGTGGGCAAGGTGCTGGAACTGCTCGGCCGGGTGCAGCCCGTGCGCGGGCGGCTGGAGCGCGCTGTCATCACCCGCGCGGGCGCGCCGGTCTATGTCGATTATGCGCATACGCCCGATGGCCTGCGCGCGGCGATCGAGGCGCTGCGGCCGCATACGCGTGGGCGCCTGATCGCGCTGTTCGGCGCGGGCGGGGACCGCGACGCGGGCAAGCGGCCGCAAATGGGCAAGGTCGCGGCGGAACTGGCCGACCATGTGATCGTGACCGATGATAATCCGCGTTCGGAGGAGCCTTCGGCCATCCGCGCAGCCATCATGGCGGGCGCACCGGGGGCGGAGGAAATTGGCGGGCGCCGGGCCGCCATCGCCGCCGCCATTGCGCAGGCCGGTGCAGATGATATCGTTCTTCTCGCGGGCAAGGGGCATGAACAGGGCCAGATCATCGGCGACCGCGTGCTGCCGTTCGATGATGTGACCGTGGCGCGGGAATGTGCCGGATGA
- the murF gene encoding UDP-N-acetylmuramoyl-tripeptide--D-alanyl-D-alanine ligase: protein MSTLWTSEEIAQATGGVASAPFAVSGVAFDSREVTGGDLFVAMKGETTDGHRFVEKAFGQGAAGAIVSEPIAQPHVLVPDSAAALEALGRASRVRMQGKVVGVTGSVGKTGTKEALFLALDRICPGEVHRSVKSYNNHVGVPLSLSRMARESAFGVFEMGMNHAGELAALTRQVRPHAAIVTAIAPAHIEFFGTEEKIAEAKAEIFEGLEPGGTAIIPYDSPHVATLYAKAEQHAGRILTFGFDAQADVCARDMVPAAGGGTLVTATLPGVELCFTVGAPGDHWVSNALAVLATVEALGGDLAAAGLALAEMPGLPGRGERRMVQAKGGEALLIDESYNANPLSMAATLKQLGRESAERRIAVLGGMRELGDRSRELHAGLVEPLMGSQVDYAILVGDEMQPLAEALAQAQKGVMAFDHVSDAARATDLIQTEMRAGDAILVKGSNGIGLSRLVAALQEAKN, encoded by the coding sequence ATGAGCACGCTCTGGACCTCCGAAGAGATTGCGCAGGCAACGGGGGGCGTCGCTTCGGCGCCCTTCGCCGTTTCGGGCGTGGCGTTCGATAGCCGTGAAGTGACCGGCGGCGACCTGTTCGTCGCGATGAAGGGCGAAACGACGGACGGTCATCGTTTCGTGGAAAAGGCTTTCGGACAGGGGGCGGCGGGCGCCATCGTCAGCGAACCGATCGCCCAGCCGCATGTGCTCGTGCCGGATAGCGCGGCGGCGCTGGAGGCGCTGGGCCGGGCTTCGCGTGTCCGGATGCAGGGCAAGGTGGTCGGCGTCACCGGCTCTGTCGGCAAGACTGGCACCAAGGAAGCGCTGTTCCTGGCGCTGGACCGGATCTGCCCCGGTGAGGTGCATCGATCGGTCAAGAGCTACAATAATCATGTCGGCGTGCCGCTCAGCCTGTCGCGCATGGCGCGGGAGTCGGCATTTGGCGTGTTCGAAATGGGCATGAACCATGCGGGCGAGCTGGCCGCGCTGACCCGGCAGGTGCGGCCGCATGCCGCCATCGTTACTGCCATTGCGCCCGCCCATATCGAATTTTTCGGCACCGAGGAGAAGATTGCCGAGGCCAAGGCAGAGATTTTCGAGGGGTTGGAACCCGGCGGCACGGCGATCATCCCCTATGACAGCCCGCATGTCGCGACCCTTTATGCCAAGGCGGAGCAGCATGCCGGGCGCATCCTGACTTTCGGTTTCGACGCGCAAGCCGATGTCTGCGCCCGCGACATGGTGCCGGCGGCGGGTGGCGGAACGCTGGTGACGGCGACGCTGCCGGGCGTGGAGCTGTGCTTCACCGTAGGCGCGCCGGGGGATCATTGGGTGTCCAATGCGCTGGCCGTGCTGGCGACGGTCGAGGCGTTGGGCGGCGATCTGGCGGCGGCGGGGCTGGCGCTGGCGGAAATGCCGGGCCTGCCGGGCCGGGGCGAGCGGCGCATGGTGCAGGCCAAGGGCGGCGAGGCGCTGCTGATCGACGAAAGCTACAACGCCAATCCGCTGAGCATGGCCGCGACGCTCAAGCAGCTTGGCCGGGAGTCGGCCGAACGGCGTATTGCCGTACTGGGCGGGATGCGCGAATTGGGCGACCGCAGTCGGGAGCTTCATGCGGGCCTCGTTGAGCCGCTGATGGGGAGCCAGGTCGACTATGCCATCCTCGTCGGTGACGAAATGCAGCCGCTGGCCGAAGCGCTTGCCCAAGCGCAAAAGGGCGTGATGGCCTTCGATCATGTGTCCGACGCGGCCCGGGCGACCGATCTCATTCAAACCGAAATGCGCGCGGGTGACGCGATACTTGTCAAAGGCTCGAACGGCATCGGCCTCTCCCGCCTCGTCGCCGCGCTACAGGAAGCTAAGAACTGA
- the mraY gene encoding phospho-N-acetylmuramoyl-pentapeptide-transferase, with amino-acid sequence MLYWLAQTLDFAGAFNLIRYLSFRAGAAIATALIIGLVIGPRFIGWLRVRQGKGQPIRDDGPQTHLAKRGTPTMGGLMILTSMVTSVLLWMDLSSIYVWACLFVTLGFGAIGFLDDYDKVTKASHKGLSGKMRLAFEFLIAGFAAWLIVSQHGNTALYVPFYNGPAIELGPFYFLFAAFVIVAFGNAVNLTDGLDGLATMPVIIACMAFMAIVYLVGRADFAHYLGLPHVPGAGNLTILCGAIIGAGLAFLWFNAPPAAVFMGDTGSLALGGTIGVIAVTAHHEIVLGVIGGLFVVEAMSVIIQVFFYKRTGKRVFKMAPIHHHFEQLGWAEPTVVIRFWIISFVLALAGLATLKLR; translated from the coding sequence ATGCTCTACTGGCTTGCCCAGACTCTGGATTTCGCGGGTGCGTTCAACCTCATCCGCTATTTGAGTTTCCGCGCCGGCGCCGCGATTGCGACCGCGCTGATCATCGGCCTTGTCATCGGCCCGCGCTTCATCGGCTGGCTGCGGGTGCGGCAGGGCAAGGGGCAGCCGATCCGCGACGATGGCCCGCAGACGCATCTTGCCAAACGCGGCACCCCGACCATGGGCGGGTTGATGATCCTCACCTCCATGGTGACTTCGGTGCTGTTGTGGATGGACCTGTCGTCCATCTATGTCTGGGCGTGCCTGTTCGTGACGCTCGGCTTTGGCGCCATCGGTTTCCTCGACGATTATGACAAGGTGACGAAGGCCAGCCACAAGGGGCTTTCCGGTAAGATGCGCCTTGCCTTCGAATTTCTGATCGCGGGCTTCGCGGCGTGGCTGATCGTCAGCCAGCATGGCAATACCGCGCTCTATGTGCCCTTCTACAACGGTCCGGCGATCGAATTGGGACCGTTCTACTTCCTGTTCGCTGCCTTCGTGATCGTGGCGTTCGGCAATGCGGTGAACCTGACCGATGGGCTGGACGGCCTTGCCACCATGCCGGTCATCATCGCCTGCATGGCCTTCATGGCGATCGTCTACCTCGTCGGGCGCGCGGACTTCGCTCATTATCTGGGACTTCCGCATGTGCCCGGCGCAGGCAACCTCACCATATTGTGCGGCGCGATCATTGGGGCGGGGCTGGCCTTCCTCTGGTTCAACGCGCCGCCCGCCGCCGTGTTCATGGGCGATACGGGGAGCCTTGCTCTCGGTGGGACCATTGGCGTGATCGCCGTCACCGCGCATCATGAGATCGTGCTGGGCGTGATCGGCGGCCTGTTCGTGGTGGAGGCCATGTCGGTCATCATCCAGGTCTTCTTCTACAAGCGTACCGGCAAGCGCGTGTTCAAAATGGCGCCGATCCACCATCATTTCGAGCAATTGGGCTGGGCCGAGCCGACGGTCGTGATCCGTTTCTGGATCATCTCCTTCGTGCTGGCGCTCGCCGGTCTTGCAACGCTGAAGCTGAGGTAG